TCAGCTTCTTCGGGGCGGTCACCGTGACCTTCGCCCGCGCGCTGGCGCGGCCCCGCCGCATCCGCATCACCGCCTTCCTGTTCCATGTCGAGCAGACCGGGCTGAACGCGCTCGGCATCGTCGGGCTGATCAACTTCCTGATCGGGCTGGTCCTGGCCTATATGGGCGCGACCCAGCTGGCGGCGTTCGGCGCGGAGATCTTTGCCGTCGACCTCGTCGGGATCGCGGTGCTGCGCGAGATGGGCATCCTGCTGACCGCGATCATCGTCGCCGGCCGCTCAGGCAGCGCGTTCACCGCCCAGATCGGCGCGATGAAGGCGCAGGAGGAGGTCGACGCCATGGTCACCATCGGCGTCGACCCGCTGGAGGCGCTGGTGCTGCCGCGCCTGTTCGCGCTGCTGCTCACCCTGCCCGCGCTGACCCTGTTCGGCGACCTGATGGGCCTGATCGGCGGCGCGCTGATGGGCCTGGTCGTGCTCGACATCCCGGTGACCCAGTTCCTCGAGCGGCTGCGCGAGGCGGTCTCGCTGTCGACCTTCCTGGTCGGCATGAGCAAGGCGCCGGTGTTCGCCGCGATCATCGCCCTGGTCGGCTGCTACGAGGGGTTGCGGGTCGGCGGCAGCGCCGAAAGCGTCGGACGGCAGACCACGCGTTCCGTCGTCGAGTCCATCTTCCTGGTCATCGTGTTCGACGCCCTGTTCGCAATCATGTATTCCTACCTCGGTGTCTAACGCCTTTGTCATCCGTCGCACCGGTCGCCAACCTTGGACGCGCCCATGGTCGAACCGGCCCGAGAATCCCTGAACCGCGGCGAGGCGATCGCCATCCGCATCCGCGGCCTGCGCAACCAGTTCGGCAGCCAGGTCATCCATGACGGCCTCGACCTCGATGTCCGCCGCGGCGAGGTGCTCGGCGTGGTCGGCGGTTCCGGCACCGGCAAGTCGGTGCTGCTGCGCACCATCGTCGGCCTCAACCGGCAGCGTGCCGGCACCGTCGAGGTGCTGGGCGCCGACATGGCGCGCCTCGACGATGCCGGCCGGGCCCGGATGCAGGCGCAGTGGGGCGTGCTGTTCCAGAACGGGGCGCTGTTCAGCTCGCTGACCGTGCTGGAGAACGTGATGGCGCCGATGCGCGAGCATCGCGACTGGCCGGCCGCGCTGGCCCGCGACCTGGCCGCGCTCAAGGTGCGCATGGTCGGCCTGCCCGCCGACGCCTGCGCCAAGTTCCCGTCCGAGCTGTCCGGCGGCATGCGCAAGCGGGCCGGGCTCGCCCGCGCCCTGGCCCTGGACCCGCCTTTGCTGTTCCTCGACGAACCCACCGCCGGGCTGGACCCGATCGGCGCCGCCGAGTTCGACCAGCTGCTGCTCAGCCTGACACAAAGCCTTGGTCTCACCGTATTCATGGTGACCCATGACCTCGACAGCCTGGCGGCAATCTGCGACCGCATCGCCGTGCTGGTCGACAAGAAGGTGATCGTCGATACGATGCCGAACCTGATGCAGTTGGACCACCCTTGGATTCGGGCCTATTTCCACGGGCCGCGCGCCCGGGCAGCGCTGCGCGCGGCGGAGTAGCGCATGGAAACCCGTGCCAACTACGTGCTGGTCGGCGGCTTCGTCCTGCTGCTCGTGCTGGTCGGCTTCGGCTTCGTCGTCTGGCTGGCCAACATCAAGTTCGACCGGGTCGAGAAAGCATATTATCTGTTGTTCACGGACTCGGTCAGCGGGCTGACCGAAGGCGGCACGGTCAGCTATCGCGGCGTCAAGGTGGGGCGGATCACCCGCATCTCGATCGACCCGGACAACGTCGAGCAGGTGCGGGTCGACCTGGCGATCGACAGCGACGTGCCGATCAAGACCGACGCCGTCGCGTCCATGCAGTTCCAGGGGATCACCGGCTTGAGCTACATCGAGATCAGCGGCGGCACCCGGGAAGCGGCCGTCCTGCCGGACGGCGCGCCGATCACGACCCAGCCGACGGGCCTGCAGGAGGTCATCCAGAACGCGCCCGAGCTGCTGAACCAGCTGATCCTGGCGGTCGACCGCTTCAACACCCTGCTGGACGCGCAGAACCAGGAAGCCTTTGCCGCGATGCTGGACAATCTCGCCCAGGTGTCGGCGGCACTGGCCGACGCCGACGACGGCGTGCCCCGGCTGATGCAGGCGATCACCGGCGCGGCCGAGCGCTTCGACGAGACCAGCGCCACGCTGGCCAACGACCTGCCGGCGCTGCTCAGCCACCTCGACACCGCGGTGCTCGACGCCTCCTCGGTGCTGGCCGGGGTCGATGCCGAGATCGGGCCGGCGGCACAGAGCGTGGCGCGCGCCGCCGATGCCGTGACCGGCGCGGCGGGGCAGATCGAGGGCATCCTCGCCGAGAACCGGTCGGACCTGCGCGATTTCGTCGGCACCGGTCTGGTCGAGCTGAGCGCCACCATCGCCGAGGTCCGCGACGTGATCGGCCAGCTGAGCCGGATCGTCAC
This is a stretch of genomic DNA from Alphaproteobacteria bacterium. It encodes these proteins:
- a CDS encoding ATP-binding cassette domain-containing protein; the encoded protein is MVEPARESLNRGEAIAIRIRGLRNQFGSQVIHDGLDLDVRRGEVLGVVGGSGTGKSVLLRTIVGLNRQRAGTVEVLGADMARLDDAGRARMQAQWGVLFQNGALFSSLTVLENVMAPMREHRDWPAALARDLAALKVRMVGLPADACAKFPSELSGGMRKRAGLARALALDPPLLFLDEPTAGLDPIGAAEFDQLLLSLTQSLGLTVFMVTHDLDSLAAICDRIAVLVDKKVIVDTMPNLMQLDHPWIRAYFHGPRARAALRAAE
- a CDS encoding MlaE family lipid ABC transporter permease subunit, translated to MSHADAAATPPAHADLGVATVDGTFVVTPSGQWRGEAIGAAHARLSALELPGAGTARIDLSALDIVDRAGAWLIHGLAHRLAARGVAVTIDHAEPDVAAMLDRVGAIESPRADQMLRPRLPQWLAILERSGRATVRALTSLLGLLSFFGAVTVTFARALARPRRIRITAFLFHVEQTGLNALGIVGLINFLIGLVLAYMGATQLAAFGAEIFAVDLVGIAVLREMGILLTAIIVAGRSGSAFTAQIGAMKAQEEVDAMVTIGVDPLEALVLPRLFALLLTLPALTLFGDLMGLIGGALMGLVVLDIPVTQFLERLREAVSLSTFLVGMSKAPVFAAIIALVGCYEGLRVGGSAESVGRQTTRSVVESIFLVIVFDALFAIMYSYLGV
- a CDS encoding MlaD family protein, coding for METRANYVLVGGFVLLLVLVGFGFVVWLANIKFDRVEKAYYLLFTDSVSGLTEGGTVSYRGVKVGRITRISIDPDNVEQVRVDLAIDSDVPIKTDAVASMQFQGITGLSYIEISGGTREAAVLPDGAPITTQPTGLQEVIQNAPELLNQLILAVDRFNTLLDAQNQEAFAAMLDNLAQVSAALADADDGVPRLMQAITGAAERFDETSATLANDLPALLSHLDTAVLDASSVLAGVDAEIGPAAQSVARAADAVTGAAGQIEGILAENRSDLRDFVGTGLVELSATIAEVRDVIGQLSRIVTELERAPSRFFFGDSTEGYEFQ